In the genome of Acidobacteriota bacterium, the window TCAGCGCGCGCGTGCCGAGGAAACCGCCCGTAAAGACGACGCGCAGCAGGTGGAAGACGGCAACGAGGACGAGAAGGTTCGCGCTCCAGTGGTGGATCGCGCGGACGAACGCCCCGAACGTCACCTCACCCTGCAGCTTCTCGATCGACGCGTACGCGTCGCCGGGCACGGGCGTGTACCCGAACATCAGGAGCGAGCCCGTGACGAGGAGGATCGAGAGGAGGACGAGCGTCGACCCGCCGAGCCCGAACGTGTGCGTGAAGCGGATTGCCGCGGCCCGGACACGGACGGGGCGAAGGTGAAGGACGAACGTCGAGACGACGGCCCTTGCGCTCTCGGCGGCTTCACTTCCTCACTATAGCGCAGGCCCGCGCGGCCAGGGGCGCAGGTGCATCAACGACGAACACTTTGTGTATGCTTAATCTCCCCAGTGGCGGCGAAAGCCGCGGCGCTTTCAATCTTGAGACTCACGCGCAGTGCTGAACTGACCGCGATTGCGGCCGCCCTGATGCTCGCCCTCCCAACCCGAGGCGCGAGCGCCGACTCGTCCCTGGCCGCCCCGGTCCCCGGGCCCGGGACGACTCCGCTCTGCCGGACCGGGAATCGCCGAATTCCATCTGCCCAACTCGGTTTTCAGGGACCTGGGCGTCACTCTCGAGGACGATTCCGCGTCTCTTCCGACGGGGGACTTCGGCTTCACGCTCAAGGACTTCGATTCGGAGGAGCTTCAGCTGCCCGCCGACTGGACGGGCGGAATCGCCGTCCAGCAGCCCCGTTGGCCGCAGCCGCCTCCCGAGGACACGCTCCGGGGCGTCCGGAACTGGGACTCGCCCTACGGGAAGAAATTCCTCCGGGGAACCCTCATCATCACCGGCACGGAGATCGCAAGCGGCGTCATCCTGGCGCTTCTGCCCAGCCAGTTCACGAAGTGGGACGACACCGCGCTCCAGCGGGGTTCCGCCAATTACAAGCGCGCGTGGAGCGAGGCTCCGACGTGGGACCGCGACTCCTTCTTCAACGACTACATGGGCCATCCGTATGCGGGCGCCCTGTACTACAACATGATGCGATCCCAGGGAGGGACCCCGCTGCAGTCCTTCGGGTTCACGCTCTTCCAGAGCACGCTATGGGAGTACGCGATCGAGTCGGTCGCCGAGCAGCCGAGCATCCAGGACCTCGTCATCACGCCGATCGCGGGCAGCCTCCTCGGGGAGGTCTTCCACCAGCTGTCTCTCGAGATCCTGAAGAAGGGAAACCTCAACTTCGGACAGAAGGTTCTCGTCTTCTTCC includes:
- a CDS encoding DUF3943 domain-containing protein, which codes for MGHPYAGALYYNMMRSQGGTPLQSFGFTLFQSTLWEYAIESVAEQPSIQDLVITPIAGSLLGEVFHQLSLEILKKGNLNFGQKVLVFFLNPSWVINNGFRAPE